In Doryrhamphus excisus isolate RoL2022-K1 chromosome 7, RoL_Dexc_1.0, whole genome shotgun sequence, one genomic interval encodes:
- the LOC131132862 gene encoding protein C19orf12 homolog, translated as MAPRVDDVMRLCCEISAQEEIKVAVKGSAKGAMVAGGSAFLGGMLGGPPGIAVGGVVGSLLGSWLTSGQFRPLPQVLMELPPAQQRKLSEDVAAVLWGLDWTDAAQLVALVMGSATLQQQVTAALLNYITKELRAEVRYRD; from the exons ATGGCGCCCAGAGTGGATGACGTCATGCGCCTGTGCTGCGAGATTTCGGCACAGGAGGAGATCAAAGTGGCGGTGAAAGGCTCGGCCAAAGGAGCCATGGTTGCAGGGGGAAGTGCGTTTCTCGGCGGCATGCTGGGCGGACCTCCCGGCATCGCTGTTG GTGGCGTGGTAGGCAGCCTGCTGGGCAGCTGGCTGACCAGCGGCCAGTTCCGGCCCCTTCCTCAGGTCCTGATGGAGCTGCCCCCCGCCCAGCAGAGGAAGCTGTCCGAGGACGTGGCGGCCGTCCTGTGGGGTCTGGACTGGACAGATGCGGCCCAGCTGGTGGCCCTGGTGATGGGCAGCGCCACGTTGCAGCAGCAGGTCACGGCCGCCCTGCTGAACTACATCACCAAGGAACTCAGAGCGGAGGTTCGATATAGAGACTGA
- the ccne1 gene encoding G1/S-specific cyclin-E1 encodes MLGSREETEAKSVVPEVANLKVARPRKRKADVAIYLHDVDEDGAETTKKKKLCDSEAAWSSEGIHTSPQRWTSALEQNDERRITLINAGFPHYDFNNVLATPVHCAPLPALCWASKDVVWTNMLAKDKTYVRDVKMMDKHPHLQPKMRAVLLDWLMEVSEVYKLHRETYHLAQDYFDRFMATQNNVFKSTLQLIGITCLFIAAKVEEMYPPKVHQFAYVTDEACTEDEILSMEVIIMKELKWSLSPQTPVSWLSVYMQVAYLKEADQLLIPRYPQATFTHIAELLDLCLLDVRCLEFPNGVLAASALFHFSSLELVENVSGLKRAELDECVRWMVPFAMALREMGGTPMKTFAGVAADDAHNIQTHAPYLTWLEEVSRHEDADVDCHSGCRLPSGVLTPPLSSEKAEESLRVDVASPHVRSRMRSPAPHGHSDWTVAP; translated from the exons ATGCTTGGAAGTCG GGAAGAAACAGAAGCCAAGTCTGTTGTTCCCGAGGTGGCCAACTTGAAGGTAGCGAGGCCGAGGAAGAGGAAGGCAGATGTTGCCATT tACTTACACGACGTGGACGAGGACGGCGCGGAGACgaccaagaagaagaagctgtgCGACTCGGAG GCCGCCTGGAGCTCGGAGGGCATCCACACGAGTCCGCAGCGTTGGACGTCCGCTCTGGAGCAGAATGACGAGCGGCGGATCACGCTGATCAACGCCGGCTTCCCTCACTACGACTTCAACAACGTCTTGGCTACGCCCGTGCACTGCGCTCCGCTTCCCGCGCTCTG CTGGGCGAGCAAGGATGTGGTGTGGACCAACATGCTGGCCAAGGACAAGACGTACGTGCGGGACGTCAAAATGATGGACAAACATCCTCACCTTCAGCCCAAAATGAGGGCTGTTCTTCTGGACTGGCTCATGGAG GTGAGCGAGGTCTACAAGCTCCATCGTGAGACGTACCACCTGGCTCAGGACTACTTTGACCGCTTCATGGCCACGCAGAACAACGTCTTCAAGTCCACCTTGCAGCTCATCGGCATCACCTGCCTCTTCATTGCCGCCAAAGTGGAG GAGATGTACCCGCCCAAAGTGCACCAGTTTGCCTACGTGACGGATGAAGCCTGCACGGAAGACGAGATCCTCAGCATGGAAGTCATCATCATGAAG GAGCTGAAGTGGAGTCTGAGCCCGCAGACGCCCGTCTCCTGGCTCAGCGTCTACATGCAGGTGGCCTACCTGAAGGAGGCGGACCAGCTGCTCATTCCCAGATACCCCCAGGCCACCTTCACGCACATCGCAGAG CTGCTCGACCTTTGCCTCCTGGACGTGCGCTGCCTGGAGTTCCCCAACGGCGTCCTCGCCGCGTCCGCGTTATTCCACTTCTCATCCCTGGAGCTGGTGGAGAACGTGTCGG GCTTGAAGAGGGCGGAGCTAGATGAGTGCGTCAGGTGGATGGTGCCCTTCGCCATGGCGCTGCGGGAGATGGGTGGCACCCCTATGAAGACGTTTGCGGGCGTGGCTGCAGACGACGCTCACAACATCCAGACACACGCCCCCTACCTAACGTGGCTG GAGGAAGTGTCCCGCCACGAGGACGCTGACGTGGACTGTCACAGCGGCTGCCGGCTGCCGTCCGGTGTCCTAACTCCGCCCCTCAGCAGCGAGAAAGCTGAGGAGTCGCTCCGTGTCGACGTGGCCTCGCCACACGTGCGATCCAGGATGCGCTCGCCCGCCCCGCACGGCCATTCTGATTGGACGGTGGCACCGTAG
- the zgc:162297 gene encoding uncharacterized protein F13E9.13, mitochondrial: MKWLDLFGRLKGVVMGMIHVQALPGSPLGRMKMSDIIEEACKEASIYRDAGLDAVILENMHDVPYSLSPGPEVCACMTAVCAAVRNVCPDMPLGVQLLSSANRQALAVALASGLDFIRAEGFVFSHVADEGPVHACAADLLRYRKMIGAEHVLVFTDIKKKHSSHALTADLSIEETARAAEFFLSDGLIVTGTSTGQEADPRELRDVSRCVTIPVLVGSGVTYDNMERYLAAHGLIVGSDFKDGGVWSAGVDAERVVRFMTKMRRLRGGGAQKDDLAPF, encoded by the exons ATGAAATGGTTGGATCTTTTCGGCCGTCTGAAAGGCGTCGTGATGGGGATGATCCACGTCCAAGCTCTGCCAG GAAGTCCACTGGGACGCATGAAGATGTCCGACATCATTGAGGAGGCCTGCAAGGAGGCCAGCATCTACCGTGATGCAGGACTT GATGCAGTAATCTTGGAGAACATGCACGACGTGCCTTACTCCTTGTCTCCGGGCCCGGAGGTGTGCGCTTGCATGACGGCGGTGTGCGCGGCCGTGAGGAACGTCTGCCCGGACATGCCTCTCGGGGTGCAGCTCCTATCTTCTGCCAACCGGCAGGCGCTGGCGGTGGCTCTGGCTTCAG GTCTGGACTTCATCCGGGCTGAGGGCTTCGTCTTCTCTCACGTGGCGGACGAGGGCCCAGTCCACGCTTGCGCCGCAGATCTTTTGCGGTACCGCAAGATGATCGGAGCGGAACACGTGCTCGTCTTCACTGATATCAAGAAGAAACACAG TTCTCACGCACTGACGGCGGACTTGAGCATCGAGGAGACGGCTCGGGCGGCAGAGTTCTTCCTCTCAGACGGCCTCATCGTCACTGGGACATCCACTGGACAGGAGGCGGACCCCCGGGAGCTCCGAG ACGTGTCCCGCTGTGTAACAATCCCGGTGCTAGTGGGTTCTGGCGTGACGTACGACAACATGGAGCGCTACCTCGCCGCCCACGGGCTCATCGTGGGCTCTGATTtcaaagatggcggcgtgtGGAGCGCCGGCGTGGACGCCGAGCGTGTGGTGAGGTTCATGACTAAGATGCGTCGCCTGCGAGGAGGCGGAGCCCAAAAGGACGATTTGGCGCCATTTTAA
- the si:ch211-260e23.9 gene encoding tumor protein p53-inducible nuclear protein 2 translates to MIGKILSHLLGGSGDEETSGDTLEELLEFEEGGWVVVNLPDNAPLSAPEADPLENLLIEHPSMSVYQMRRRVSGTEGDEEEEEEEGSEDDENSPRPVAVSRHISWRLAAWGVPLPVDVRLLTLQRARGAAERKKLSRGALARQNLVKTRCSASERRYGHFKQPSQRLYNY, encoded by the exons ATGATTGGCAAGATCCTCTCCCACCTGCTCGGCGGCAGCGGTGACGAGGAGACGAGCGGAGATACTCTGGAGGAGCTACTGGAGTTTGAGGAGGGCGGCTGGGTCGTTGTTAATCTGCCAG ACAACGCACCCCTGTCAGCACCCGAGGCTGACCCCTTGGAGAACCTGCTGATAGAACACCCCAGCATGTCCGTCTATCAGATGAGACGCAGGGTGAGTGGAACTGAGggggacgaggaggaggaggaggaagaaggttCGGAAGACGATGAGAACTCTCCAAG GCCCGTGGCGGTGAGCCGGCACATCTCGTGGCGTCTGGCGGCATGGGGCGTCCCGCTGCCAGTCGACGTGCGGCTTCTGACGCTCCAGCGGGCCCGGGGCGCGGCCGAGCGCAAGAAGCTGAGTCGCGGGGCCCTCGCCAGGCAGAACCTGGTCAAGACGCGCTGCTCTGCGTCGGAGAGGCGCTACGGACACTTCAAGCAGCCCAGCCAGCGTCTCTACAACtactga